One Candidatus Ornithobacterium hominis genomic region harbors:
- a CDS encoding SagB/ThcOx family dehydrogenase: MNISHNFFIYFKNNEPLIYNFKTKEEYSVRKEYLKTLVDYSKSSIENTDFERIVEDFIKTDILTLKNNKETPYLNYYAHIFHNITKDTSVSMSESTEEEWASTYLEICERVQKKEFPERGSIEDFDTVHKLPNPNKIEVELYDTLKKRKTIREFEKNKTELNKLSNLLYYTFGYIHGEEEDYLPFKRRSSPSGGCLQIIEPYIAIFNVEGIENGIYWYEPNTHSICKVSNHFNYQNLRECLAGQFFGNDCSFGIFYVANLEVLAWKYKTSRNYKVVFLEAGHFSQTSQLVATSISLDTWVTGAFKDSDIEKHCKLDGISKIPVFFTAYGKGKFSHMHTAMKKKLEEKKQKKNIL, encoded by the coding sequence ATGAATATTTCACACAACTTTTTTATATACTTTAAAAATAATGAACCGCTAATATACAACTTTAAAACTAAAGAAGAGTATTCTGTCAGAAAAGAATATCTAAAAACTCTTGTTGATTATTCTAAATCATCAATTGAAAATACTGATTTCGAACGTATTGTAGAAGATTTTATAAAGACTGATATTCTTACACTAAAGAATAACAAAGAAACTCCTTACCTTAATTATTACGCTCATATTTTTCACAATATTACCAAAGACACTTCTGTTAGTATGTCGGAATCTACAGAAGAAGAATGGGCTAGTACTTATCTAGAAATTTGTGAAAGGGTACAGAAAAAAGAATTTCCTGAAAGAGGAAGCATAGAAGACTTTGACACTGTCCATAAGTTACCAAATCCTAATAAAATAGAAGTGGAGCTTTATGATACTCTAAAAAAAAGAAAAACAATTAGAGAGTTTGAAAAAAATAAAACAGAATTAAATAAATTAAGTAATTTACTATATTACACTTTCGGCTATATTCATGGTGAAGAAGAAGATTATTTACCATTTAAAAGAAGAAGTAGTCCATCTGGTGGTTGCCTTCAAATCATTGAGCCATATATAGCAATTTTTAATGTTGAAGGAATTGAAAATGGTATCTACTGGTATGAACCTAATACTCATTCAATATGTAAAGTTAGTAATCACTTCAATTATCAAAATCTAAGGGAATGCTTGGCTGGACAATTTTTTGGAAATGATTGTTCCTTTGGGATATTTTATGTAGCCAATCTGGAAGTCTTAGCTTGGAAATATAAAACTTCTAGAAATTACAAGGTTGTGTTTCTTGAGGCTGGGCATTTTTCTCAGACTTCACAATTAGTTGCTACTTCTATTTCATTGGATACCTGGGTTACAGGTGCGTTTAAAGATAGTGATATTGAAAAGCATTGTAAACTAGATGGCATTAGTAAAATTCCCGTTTTTTTCACAGCTTATGGTAAGGGAAAATTCTCTCATATGCACACAGCAATGAAAAAGAAATTAGAAGAGAAGAAACAGAAAAAAAACATTCTTTAA